In the Harmonia axyridis chromosome 3, icHarAxyr1.1, whole genome shotgun sequence genome, one interval contains:
- the LOC123677024 gene encoding proline-rich protein 4-like: MSATMKQMLVVTILVLFAVASINAEAEEKKSVASDKKQTKRGLLSLGYGYGSDIDHGYLVGQGGHDSGIGIGGSYGNYDGYAAIDLGSSIQKTVTITKGIPIPYPVEKHIPYPVTKHVPYPVKVAVPAPYPVEKPVPYAVRVPVKVAVPVPQPYPVEKIVHVPYKVFVDKPYPVKVLVPQPYPVTKHVPYPVKVPVPAPYPVEKRVPYPVKVPVHVPQPYPVVKHVPYPVKVPVDRPYPVHVPQPYPVHVEKKIAVPVDRPVPYPVKVPVDRPVPYPVEKPYPVAVKVPYPAPYPVEKPVAVPIIKHVGVPVKIPVDRPYPVTIEKHVPYPVEKPVPVPVKDYSGDYGSYEGGYQGGYQESYGYDSYGHK, encoded by the exons ATGAGCGCTACCATGAAGCAAATG cTGGTGGTGACTATCTTAGTCCTCTTCGCAGTGGCATCAATAAATGCCGAGGCAGAGGAGAAGAAATCTGTTGCCAGCGACAAGAAACAGACAAAGCGTGGATTACTGAGCTTGGGTTACGGTTACGGCAGTGATATTGACCACGGTTATCTTGTGGGTCAAGGAGGCCACGACAGTGGTATTGGTATCGGAGGAAGTTACGGAAACTATGACGGTTATGCCGCCATTGATCTTGGTAGCAGTATCCAAAAAACTGTAACCATCACCAAGGGTATCCCCATTCCTTATCCAGTTGAAAAACATATTCCTTACCCAGTAACCAAACATGTACCTTACCCTGTCAAGGTAGCAGTGCCAGCTCCATACCCAGTGGAGAAACCAGTACCATACGCAGTGAGAGTACCAGTTAAGGTTGCAGTACCAGTACCCCAGCCCTACCCCGTTGAGAAGATCGTACATGTACCTTACAAAGTTTTCGTTGACAAGCCATACCCAGTGAAAGTATTAGTGCCCCAACCTTACCCAGTTACCAAACACGTTCCATACCCAGTCAAAGTACCAGTCCCAGCACCTTACCCAGTAGAGAAACGTGTTCCATACCCAGTTAAAGTACCAGTTCATGTGCCACAACCTTACCCAGTAGTCAAACACGTCCCATACCCAGTTAAAGTACCAGTTGACCGTCCATACCCAGTGCATGTACCCCAGCCATACCCAGTTCATGTTGAGAAGAAGATCGCTGTCCCAGTAGACAGACCAGTACCATACCCAGTCAAGGTACCAGTTGACAGACCAGTACCCTACCCAGTAGAGAAGCCATATCCAGTAGCAGTTAAAGTACCATATCCAGCACCTTACCCAGTAGAGAAACCAGTAGCTGTTCCAATCATCAAACATGTTGGAGTACCAGTCAAAATCCCAGTTGACAGGCCATACCCAGTAACCATTGAAAAGCACGTCCCATACCCAGTTGAAAAGCCAGTCCCAGTACCAGTCAAGGACTACAGTGGTGATTATGGTTCCTACGAAGGTGGCTACCAGGGTGGTTACCAAGAAAGTTACGGATATGACAGCTACGGCCACAAATAA
- the LOC123677025 gene encoding proline-rich protein 4-like yields the protein MTIGLKDIDSAFTDLVQMNLIVIVSAVAFLGTLGSCASDDAGRDKRSIFGESFGDFGGSHGDFGGFDLGSFEDHHQEHHHKEKIVTIEKEVKVPYPVIKKVPYPVHKEVKYPVHVKVPKPYPVYKTIPYEVKIPIKVPYHIHKPYPVIKEEKVPVHVHVDKPYPVKVVVPQPYPVTKYVHYPVEVKVPQPYPVEKKVYVPVKEIVHVPKPYPVEKEVKYPVEVPYDRPVPYEVIKPYPVQVEKKVPVPYEVEKPYPVKVYVDKPVPYHVEKKVPYPVKVPVPHPYPVEKIVKYPVYKEKPYPVEVKVEKPVPYIVEKKVPYIVEKKVPVHVEEEIHEPEHKFEEHKIEEHKIEEPQEHHSDFSNW from the exons ATGACTATTGGGTTGAAAGATATCGATAGTGCCTTCACTGACTTGGTACAAATGAATCTGATA GTGATAGTTTCAGCCGTTGCCTTTTTGGGCACGTTGGGAAGCTGTGCGTCAGATGATGCAGGAAGAGATAAAAGAAGCATATTCGGAGAAAGCTTCGGAGACTTTGGGGGTAGCCACGGAGACTTTGGTGGATTTGACCTTGGTAGTTTTGAAGACCACCACCAAGAACATCACCACAAAGAAAAAATAGTTACTATAGAAAAAGAAGTTAAAGTACCGTATCCAGTAATAAAAAAAGTACCGTATCCGGTTCATAAAGAAGTTAAATACCCTGTGCATGTGAAAGTACCCAAACCGTACCCAGTCTACAAAACAATACCATATGAAGTCAAAATACCCATCAAAGTGCCGTACCATATACATAAGCCATACCCAGTAATCAAAGAAGAGAAGGTACCAGTCCATGTTCATGTAGACAAACCATATCCTGTCAAAGTTGTTGTACCACAACCCTATCCAGTCACCAAATACGTGCATTATCCTGTAGAAGTCAAGGTACCACAACCATATCCAGTTGAGAAGAAAGTATATGTTCCAGTCAAAGAAATCGTACATGTACCAAAACCATACCCAGTTGAAAAGGAAGTCAAGTACCCAGTTGAAGTACCTTATGACAGACCTGTTCCATATGAAGTGATCAAGCCATATCCTGTTCAAGTAgagaaaaaagtgcctgtaccATACGAAGTAGAGAAACCATATCCAGTCAAAGTATATGTAGATAAACCAGTTCCATACCATGTAGAGAAAAAGGTACCATACCCAGTAAAAGTACCGGTACCACATCCATACCCTGtcgaaaaaattgtgaaatatcCCGTTTACAAAGAAAAACCATATCCCGTTGAAGTCAAAGTAGAAAAACCAGTACCTTACATAGTCGAGAAAAAAGTACCCTACATTGTAGAAAAAAAGGTACCAGTACATGTAGAAGAAGAGATTCATGAGCCTGAACACAAATTCGAGGAACATAaaattgaagaacataaaatcGAAGAACCTCAAGAACACCATTCAGATTTCTCAAACTGGTGA